The following are from one region of the Eubacterium sp. MSJ-33 genome:
- a CDS encoding AAA family ATPase, which produces MPVFDFSSSSSSSKEQAKPVCTYTSFLSDAKEKTPEEPILVLDNTSRKWAHHASGMFANQSKRTAFEFNDTDGTWSADILRVDARFISLIKWLGDNRIPIRLSGQNLDDGYAVYKIRETAYGGAAKLSAEDGFLQFMIERLLASDAAEEVEEDEDAEEAGDEMKLTSLQSISDFMMCAGKTMPDNIRLWARRNLAVARSSEVSQEERRHAQRALSIMLNVQWKSNYFEAIDPVWARKILDEELYGLERVKQRIMETIIQINRTHTLPAYGLLLVGPAGTGKSQIAYAVARILKLPWTTLDMSSIKDPEQLTGSSRIYANAKPGIIMEAFSNAGESNLVFIINELDKAASGKGNGNPADVLLTLLDNLGFTDNYMECMVPTTGVYPIATANNKEDISAPIMSRFAVIDIPDYTFEEKKIIFTKFAMPKVLKRIGLRDDECVVTDEGLDAVIRQFENTTGIRDIEQAAEHLAANALYQIEVEHAEHVTFDVESVETLFS; this is translated from the coding sequence ATGCCAGTTTTTGATTTTTCAAGTTCATCGAGTTCATCAAAGGAACAGGCGAAACCTGTTTGTACATACACATCTTTTCTTTCGGATGCAAAAGAAAAAACACCAGAGGAACCAATATTAGTTTTAGATAATACAAGCCGTAAATGGGCGCATCATGCGTCCGGCATGTTTGCGAATCAGAGCAAACGTACAGCGTTCGAATTCAATGATACAGATGGAACATGGTCTGCGGATATTCTGCGTGTGGATGCGCGGTTTATCAGCCTGATTAAATGGCTGGGGGATAACCGGATACCAATCCGCCTGTCAGGACAGAATCTGGACGACGGCTATGCGGTTTATAAAATCCGTGAAACTGCGTATGGCGGGGCAGCCAAGCTTTCAGCAGAAGATGGATTCTTACAGTTTATGATCGAGCGTCTGCTTGCCAGTGATGCTGCAGAGGAAGTTGAAGAAGACGAGGATGCAGAGGAAGCCGGAGATGAGATGAAGCTGACAAGCCTGCAGAGTATTTCAGATTTTATGATGTGTGCGGGAAAGACGATGCCGGATAATATTCGTCTCTGGGCACGCCGGAATCTTGCTGTGGCACGGTCAAGCGAGGTGTCTCAGGAGGAGCGGCGACATGCACAGCGCGCGCTTTCTATTATGTTAAATGTACAGTGGAAGAGCAATTATTTCGAAGCAATCGATCCGGTATGGGCGCGGAAAATATTGGATGAAGAATTATATGGGCTTGAGCGTGTGAAGCAGAGAATTATGGAGACGATTATCCAGATTAACCGTACACATACATTACCGGCGTATGGATTACTCCTGGTTGGACCTGCAGGTACGGGTAAATCGCAGATTGCATATGCAGTTGCGCGTATTTTGAAACTGCCATGGACAACTCTGGATATGAGTTCCATCAAAGATCCGGAACAGCTAACTGGAAGTTCACGTATTTATGCAAATGCAAAACCGGGAATTATCATGGAGGCATTCTCGAATGCGGGGGAGTCAAATCTGGTATTTATCATCAACGAGTTGGATAAGGCAGCATCTGGAAAGGGAAATGGAAATCCGGCAGATGTGCTGCTTACGCTTTTAGATAACCTGGGATTTACGGATAACTATATGGAGTGTATGGTACCGACGACAGGTGTCTATCCGATTGCGACAGCGAATAACAAAGAAGATATCAGTGCGCCTATTATGTCGAGATTTGCTGTGATAGATATTCCGGATTATACATTTGAAGAGAAGAAAATCATATTCACAAAGTTTGCGATGCCGAAAGTATTGAAACGGATTGGATTACGTGATGATGAGTGTGTGGTAACGGATGAAGGACTTGATGCAGTTATTCGTCAGTTCGAGAATACAACAGGTATTCGTGATATTGAGCAGGCGGCAGAGCATCTGGCTGCAAATGCGTTATATCAGATTGAGGTGGAGCATGCAGAACATGTAACTTTTGATGTGGAGAGTGTGGAGACATTGTTCTCTTGA
- a CDS encoding DegV family protein, with protein sequence MGNYVISCCSTADLSKEHFDAIDVKYICFHFELDGKQYEDNLGVSIPFDEFYSRMANGADTKTSQVNAEEFEEYFRSFLEKGLDILHVSLSSGISGVINSANIAKETLQEEFPDRKIYVVDSLAASSGYGLLMDKLSELRAQGKTIDEVRDFVEEHKLNLNHWFFTSDLTFFIKGGRVTKTAGFIGSVLNICPLLNVDYEGKLIPRYKIRTKKKVIQAIVDRMVECAEDGLDYSGKCYISQSACYEDARAVADLIEAKFPKLNGKVEINHIGTTIGSHTGPGTVALFFWGKKRVD encoded by the coding sequence ATGGGTAATTATGTAATTAGCTGTTGTTCAACCGCCGATCTTTCAAAGGAACATTTTGATGCAATTGATGTAAAATATATATGCTTTCATTTTGAGTTAGATGGGAAGCAATATGAAGATAATCTTGGTGTCAGCATTCCGTTCGATGAGTTCTATTCACGTATGGCAAATGGTGCGGATACGAAAACATCGCAGGTGAATGCAGAGGAGTTTGAAGAGTATTTCCGATCTTTTCTGGAGAAGGGACTTGATATTTTGCATGTGAGTCTTTCTTCCGGAATCAGTGGTGTTATCAATTCAGCTAATATTGCAAAAGAGACATTGCAGGAGGAGTTCCCGGATCGTAAGATCTATGTTGTGGATTCTCTGGCCGCTTCATCGGGCTATGGTCTGTTGATGGATAAGCTTTCAGAACTCCGGGCGCAGGGGAAGACGATTGATGAAGTACGCGATTTTGTGGAAGAGCATAAATTGAATCTGAATCATTGGTTCTTTACCTCGGATCTGACGTTTTTTATTAAAGGGGGCCGTGTGACAAAGACGGCTGGATTTATAGGATCTGTGCTCAACATCTGCCCACTTTTGAATGTGGATTATGAGGGAAAACTGATTCCAAGATATAAGATTCGTACAAAGAAGAAGGTTATTCAGGCAATCGTGGACCGGATGGTGGAATGCGCCGAGGATGGACTTGATTATTCAGGTAAATGTTATATTTCGCAGTCGGCCTGTTATGAGGATGCACGTGCGGTTGCAGATCTGATAGAAGCGAAGTTCCCGAAGTTAAATGGGAAGGTTGAGATCAATCATATTGGAACGACGATTGGAAGTCATACAGGACCGGGAACTGTTGCATTGTTCTTCTGGGGCAAGAAACGGGTAGATTAA
- a CDS encoding AAA family ATPase, whose protein sequence is MTNVVRSDILDNVETRQVLEKRSVVRMTDERKVFETPNELKYDDLKYGFPKGAVILYEYPGNRPGYANIYAVLDREETKENIDAYLKIVHKRFRSIVMENLQVMKLSEVTPTRLRMKGPTFWKGNLTDFWLDKDGVIREQCERVQRVMQIPQNLIYLFYILNEKTKEVSYLGYSTQKSDTDIINSDIKGTRLACTYGQFLKMRVSRLKRTEEKKYPWDEVKSGETKYPWDKAEAKETEPSENELEPDLFDEYDIYDDEPDEEMELETSEVPANGWTMMRKSVKTFLEKTPFSEMLSYVEARVKGQPELSKVLAGVYYYMQCIAERRPFHSNILLAAPSGCGKTETYRALRDFFEEKIPGLPVVQCDMTSITEEGFKGPDTVDIVKPLLNVKEPDGIGIVFMDEFDKKLSPSFTSGGNNVNSAVQAQILTLIEGRKVENQGHVIDTNNTLFIGLGSFDACRAKRETKHGGLGFGATAKVEQADHYHPISRQEMIDLGASYELLGRFQVIANYYRLPRKMVNEIIDEHVDKISGSIGYSIQITEAFREQLLKEANGKYGCRMLENMLVDSTMQILAELYMKNVSKKTNIIVLDKDGQARIKKKNTRAKDVAEKRIDRIA, encoded by the coding sequence ATGACAAACGTAGTGCGGTCCGATATACTAGACAACGTAGAAACGAGACAGGTATTAGAGAAACGGAGCGTGGTACGGATGACAGATGAAAGAAAAGTTTTTGAAACACCGAATGAGTTGAAGTACGATGATTTGAAATATGGATTTCCAAAAGGCGCGGTTATTCTGTATGAATATCCCGGAAATAGACCCGGATATGCGAATATCTATGCGGTTTTGGATAGAGAAGAAACGAAGGAAAACATCGATGCCTACTTGAAGATTGTGCATAAACGGTTTCGCAGCATTGTCATGGAGAATCTTCAGGTCATGAAGCTGAGCGAGGTGACACCGACACGACTTCGGATGAAGGGTCCTACTTTTTGGAAGGGAAATCTAACGGACTTCTGGTTGGATAAAGATGGCGTGATTCGGGAGCAGTGTGAGAGAGTGCAGCGTGTAATGCAGATTCCGCAGAATCTTATTTACTTATTCTATATTTTGAATGAGAAGACAAAAGAGGTTTCTTATCTGGGATATTCCACGCAGAAATCTGACACGGATATCATCAATTCGGATATCAAAGGCACGCGTCTTGCATGTACATATGGGCAGTTTTTAAAGATGCGTGTGTCAAGACTGAAACGTACTGAAGAAAAAAAGTATCCATGGGATGAGGTGAAATCGGGAGAGACAAAGTATCCATGGGATAAAGCAGAAGCAAAAGAGACAGAACCATCAGAGAATGAGTTGGAGCCTGATTTGTTCGATGAATATGACATCTACGATGACGAACCGGACGAGGAGATGGAACTTGAAACATCAGAGGTACCAGCAAATGGATGGACCATGATGCGGAAAAGTGTGAAGACTTTTCTGGAGAAAACACCTTTTTCGGAGATGCTTTCGTATGTGGAGGCACGTGTCAAAGGACAGCCGGAGCTGTCGAAGGTTTTGGCAGGCGTGTATTATTACATGCAGTGCATCGCAGAGAGACGGCCATTTCACAGTAACATTCTTCTTGCCGCACCTTCCGGTTGTGGGAAGACAGAGACCTATCGGGCGTTACGTGATTTCTTTGAAGAGAAGATTCCCGGATTGCCAGTGGTACAGTGTGATATGACATCTATCACAGAAGAGGGCTTCAAAGGACCGGATACGGTGGATATCGTCAAGCCATTGCTCAATGTGAAAGAACCGGATGGAATCGGAATCGTCTTCATGGATGAGTTTGATAAGAAATTGTCTCCTTCTTTTACAAGTGGAGGAAACAATGTGAACTCGGCTGTGCAGGCGCAGATTTTGACATTGATCGAGGGACGCAAGGTCGAAAATCAGGGCCATGTGATTGACACGAACAACACGTTGTTTATCGGACTTGGATCTTTTGATGCATGCAGAGCAAAACGCGAGACAAAGCACGGTGGTCTTGGATTTGGAGCGACAGCCAAAGTCGAACAGGCAGATCACTATCATCCGATCAGCCGACAGGAGATGATTGATCTGGGAGCGTCTTACGAGTTGCTTGGCCGGTTTCAGGTCATTGCGAATTATTACCGTCTGCCAAGAAAGATGGTGAATGAGATCATCGATGAGCATGTGGATAAAATCTCAGGATCAATCGGATATTCAATCCAGATCACAGAAGCATTTCGGGAGCAGCTTTTGAAGGAGGCAAACGGAAAGTACGGATGTCGTATGCTGGAGAATATGCTGGTTGATAGCACGATGCAGATTCTGGCAGAACTGTATATGAAGAATGTCAGCAAAAAAACAAATATCATTGTGCTGGACAAGGATGGACAGGCGCGAATCAAAAAGAAAAACACGCGGGCGAAGGATGTTGCGGAAAAAAGAATAGACAGAATTGCATAG